From one Halosimplex rubrum genomic stretch:
- a CDS encoding Single-stranded DNA binding protein has protein sequence MSLDDHAEDLASDLGVDKTEVKSDLENLVEYSVPVEEAKDSLRRKYGDDSGGGGGPTTKSIAEITTGDSNVTVTGTVLTVGKRSIRYQGSDHVIFEGEIADETGKISYTAWDDFGLQAGQTITAGNAGIREWEGEPELNLGESTTIGLADEDLDVSHPVGGDAGLAELEPGDRGIDVEVTVLEVETKTIDGRDGETEILSGILADETTRLPFTDWEPHEGITEGASIRLEDVFVREFRGAPSVNVSEFTTVAPLDRTVEATDEAPRLAIRDAIESGGLFDVELVGNVIAVRDGSGLIERCPECGRVVQNGQCRTHGAVDGVDDLRIKAILDDGTGTVTAILDDELTEGIYGGGIEAAKEHAREEMDQEAVADDIRETLVGREFRVRGSLSVDEYGANCNARSFDETGDDPASRASDLLAEVRS, from the coding sequence ATGAGCTTAGACGATCATGCCGAGGACCTCGCCTCCGACCTCGGCGTCGACAAAACGGAGGTCAAAAGCGACCTGGAGAACCTCGTGGAGTACAGCGTGCCCGTCGAGGAGGCCAAAGACAGCCTCCGGCGGAAGTACGGCGACGACTCCGGCGGCGGGGGCGGCCCCACGACGAAGTCCATCGCCGAGATCACCACCGGCGATTCGAACGTGACCGTCACCGGAACGGTCCTCACCGTGGGCAAACGGTCGATCCGCTACCAGGGGTCCGACCACGTCATCTTCGAGGGGGAGATCGCCGACGAGACCGGCAAGATCTCCTACACCGCGTGGGACGACTTCGGCCTGCAGGCCGGCCAGACCATCACCGCCGGCAACGCGGGCATCCGCGAGTGGGAGGGCGAGCCCGAACTCAACCTCGGCGAGAGCACGACCATCGGGCTGGCCGACGAGGACCTCGACGTGTCCCATCCGGTCGGCGGCGACGCCGGCCTCGCGGAACTCGAACCCGGCGACCGCGGGATCGACGTCGAGGTCACGGTGTTAGAGGTCGAGACCAAGACCATCGACGGCCGCGACGGCGAGACGGAGATCCTCAGCGGCATCCTCGCCGACGAGACGACGCGGCTGCCCTTCACCGACTGGGAGCCCCACGAGGGGATCACCGAGGGCGCCTCGATCCGGCTGGAGGACGTGTTCGTCCGCGAGTTCCGCGGCGCGCCCTCGGTGAACGTCTCGGAGTTCACGACCGTCGCGCCGCTGGACCGGACCGTCGAGGCGACCGACGAAGCGCCCCGCCTGGCGATCCGCGACGCCATCGAATCGGGCGGCCTGTTCGACGTGGAACTGGTCGGCAACGTCATCGCGGTGCGGGACGGCTCCGGCCTCATCGAGCGCTGTCCCGAGTGCGGCCGCGTCGTGCAGAACGGCCAGTGTCGGACCCACGGCGCCGTCGACGGCGTCGACGACCTGCGTATCAAGGCCATCCTCGACGACGGCACCGGAACCGTGACCGCGATCCTCGACGACGAACTCACGGAGGGGATCTACGGCGGCGGCATCGAGGCCGCCAAAGAGCACGCCCGCGAGGAGATGGACCAGGAGGCCGTCGCCGACGACATCCGCGAGACGCTCGTCGGTCGGGAGTTCCGCGTCCGCGGGTCGCTGTCGGTCGACGAGTACGGCGCCAACTGCAACGCCCGCTCGTTCGACGAGACCGGCGACGACCCCGCGAGTCGCGCCAGCGACCTCCTCGCGGAGGTCCGGTCATGA
- a CDS encoding 2,5-diamino-6-(ribosylamino)-4(3H)-pyrimidinone 5'-phosphate reductase, with amino-acid sequence MYVVVNAAMSADGKLSTREREQVEISGPADFDRVDALRAESDAVMVGVGTVLADDPSLTVDGDARRERRRDAGKPENPARIVADSRVRTPTDARVLDDRAETYLLTSEAAPQDFVAEISEAGAEVVSAGEQQVDLPEALAQLEDRGIERLMVEGGGELIFSLFAADMVDELSTFVGPAVIGGWKAPTLADGDGFVDDFPELSLRDVERVDDGVLIRWDVP; translated from the coding sequence ATGTACGTCGTCGTCAACGCCGCCATGAGCGCCGACGGGAAGCTGTCGACCCGCGAGCGCGAACAGGTCGAGATCAGCGGTCCCGCCGACTTCGACCGCGTCGACGCGCTGCGCGCCGAGAGCGACGCCGTCATGGTCGGCGTCGGCACGGTGCTGGCCGACGACCCCTCGCTGACCGTCGACGGCGACGCCCGCCGCGAGCGCCGTCGCGACGCCGGCAAGCCCGAGAACCCCGCCCGCATCGTCGCCGACTCCCGGGTCCGCACGCCGACCGACGCCCGCGTCCTCGACGACCGCGCCGAGACCTACCTCCTGACCAGCGAGGCCGCCCCGCAGGACTTCGTCGCCGAGATCTCCGAGGCCGGCGCCGAGGTCGTCTCGGCCGGCGAACAGCAGGTCGACCTGCCCGAGGCGCTCGCACAGCTCGAAGACCGGGGCATCGAGCGGCTGATGGTCGAGGGCGGCGGCGAGCTCATCTTCTCGCTGTTCGCGGCCGACATGGTCGACGAGCTCTCGACGTTCGTCGGCCCCGCCGTCATCGGCGGCTGGAAGGCGCCCACGCTCGCCGACGGCGACGGCTTCGTCGACGACTTCCCGGAGCTGTCGCTTCGCGACGTGGAACGCGTCGACGACGGCGTCCTGATCCGCTGGGACGTTCCCTGA
- a CDS encoding DUF7545 family protein: MAESETVTLTIEAGDATDELEVPTALVGMLAESDDESPPEVVGDIAMFGLAQRIHSAAHHSEGEPAEEIADTEELTLELFEERFGRTFAELTGHSH, from the coding sequence ATGGCAGAATCAGAGACGGTCACGCTGACGATCGAAGCCGGCGACGCCACGGACGAACTCGAAGTGCCGACCGCGCTCGTCGGGATGCTCGCAGAGAGCGATGACGAGTCGCCACCGGAGGTCGTCGGCGACATCGCGATGTTCGGCCTGGCCCAGCGCATCCACAGCGCCGCCCACCACAGCGAGGGCGAGCCCGCCGAGGAGATCGCGGACACCGAGGAACTCACCCTCGAACTGTTCGAGGAGCGCTTCGGCCGCACGTTCGCGGAACTGACCGGCCACAGTCACTGA
- a CDS encoding NAD(P)/FAD-dependent oxidoreductase — protein sequence MSSETADHRRLIIAGSGIAGLTAAIYAARSNLDPLVLEGDEPGGQLTLTTDVENYPGFPDGVGGTELVNDMKAQAKQFGAEIEHGVVTDVNDEVRPFEVDLNTGDTYTADAVIAASGASARTLGVPGEDDLMGFGVSTCATCDGAFFRGEDMVVVGGGDAAFEEADFLTRFADTVYLVHRREEFRAEDYWVDRLMDKVDDGDVEIMRNTELLEVHGSQEAGVDHVTLAENESGRPSEKLDDPETETFDFDVGAVFVAIGHTPNTDYLDDTGVELDEEGYVNTRGSRGGGEGGDQTATGVEGLFAAGDVVDHHYQQAITAGGMGCKAAMDADDYLEREAPAEGEAEAAAEADD from the coding sequence ATGAGTTCCGAGACGGCCGACCACCGACGGCTGATCATCGCGGGATCGGGCATCGCGGGGCTGACCGCCGCCATCTACGCGGCGCGGTCGAACCTCGATCCGCTCGTGCTGGAGGGCGACGAGCCCGGCGGACAGCTCACGCTGACGACCGACGTGGAGAACTACCCCGGGTTCCCCGACGGCGTCGGCGGCACCGAGCTGGTCAACGACATGAAAGCCCAGGCCAAGCAGTTCGGCGCGGAGATCGAACACGGCGTCGTCACCGACGTGAACGACGAGGTCCGCCCCTTCGAGGTCGACCTCAACACCGGCGACACCTACACGGCCGACGCCGTTATCGCCGCCAGCGGCGCGAGCGCCCGCACCCTGGGCGTCCCCGGCGAGGACGACCTGATGGGCTTCGGCGTCTCGACGTGTGCCACCTGCGACGGCGCCTTCTTCCGCGGCGAGGACATGGTGGTCGTCGGCGGCGGCGACGCGGCCTTCGAGGAGGCCGACTTCCTCACCCGCTTCGCCGACACCGTCTACCTGGTCCACCGACGCGAGGAGTTCCGCGCCGAGGACTACTGGGTCGACCGTCTGATGGACAAGGTCGACGACGGCGACGTGGAGATCATGCGAAACACCGAACTGCTGGAGGTCCACGGCTCCCAGGAAGCGGGCGTCGACCACGTCACCCTCGCCGAGAACGAGTCCGGCCGCCCGTCGGAGAAGCTCGACGACCCCGAGACCGAGACCTTCGACTTCGACGTGGGCGCCGTGTTCGTCGCCATCGGCCACACGCCCAACACGGACTACCTCGACGACACCGGGGTCGAACTCGACGAGGAAGGCTACGTGAACACGCGGGGCAGCCGGGGCGGCGGCGAGGGCGGCGACCAGACCGCGACCGGCGTCGAGGGGCTGTTCGCCGCCGGCGACGTGGTCGACCACCACTACCAGCAGGCGATCACCGCCGGCGGCATGGGCTGCAAGGCCGCGATGGACGCCGACGACTACCTCGAACGCGAGGCGCCCGCCGAGGGCGAGGCCGAAGCGGCCGCCGAAGCCGACGACTGA
- a CDS encoding DUF2270 domain-containing protein encodes MDDDHGDSRLGRGDEEVGAEIADDTDALLGALPHFYRGEVSQANSAQDRIDRTTNWAITLLAALLSLVFAGPEMPAYLLLIAVAALAAFLSYEVRRYRFYDMYRSRVRIVQENVFANALSPEGAEHSEWREELSRDLRYPTFKVSTLEALSRRLRRIYGLLFAVVGVAWAAKVTLFTPENRWTEAAELPGIPGVAVAGALGAFYLAIVALALWPIERQAKGEVHGERVGEWKEE; translated from the coding sequence ATGGACGACGACCACGGCGACAGCCGACTCGGCCGCGGCGACGAGGAGGTCGGCGCGGAGATCGCCGACGACACCGACGCGCTCCTCGGGGCGCTCCCGCACTTCTATCGGGGCGAGGTGAGCCAGGCCAACAGCGCTCAGGACCGGATCGACCGCACGACCAACTGGGCGATAACCCTCCTGGCGGCGCTGCTGTCGCTCGTGTTCGCCGGGCCGGAGATGCCGGCGTACCTGTTGCTCATCGCCGTCGCGGCGCTCGCCGCGTTCCTCTCCTACGAGGTGCGCCGCTACCGGTTCTACGACATGTACCGGTCGCGAGTGCGAATCGTCCAGGAGAACGTCTTCGCCAACGCGCTCTCGCCGGAGGGCGCCGAACACTCCGAGTGGCGCGAGGAGCTGAGCCGGGACCTGCGCTACCCGACGTTCAAGGTGTCTACCCTCGAAGCGCTCTCGCGACGGCTCCGTCGGATCTACGGGCTGTTGTTCGCTGTCGTCGGCGTCGCGTGGGCGGCGAAGGTCACCCTGTTCACGCCGGAGAACCGCTGGACCGAGGCGGCGGAGCTCCCGGGCATCCCCGGCGTCGCCGTCGCGGGCGCGCTCGGGGCGTTCTACCTCGCGATCGTCGCGCTCGCGCTCTGGCCGATCGAGCGCCAGGCCAAGGGCGAGGTCCACGGCGAGCGGGTGGGCGAGTGGAAAGAGGAGTGA
- a CDS encoding DUF357 domain-containing protein, giving the protein MPADLQEKTDRYEGLLAEALDAAEVAPPEGTPMAEAAAECEEMARSYLEDGRHFRESDDPVNALASFSYGHAWLDAGARIGLFDVPEEGHLFTV; this is encoded by the coding sequence ATGCCCGCCGATCTGCAGGAGAAAACCGACCGCTACGAGGGGCTGCTGGCCGAGGCGCTCGACGCCGCCGAGGTGGCACCGCCCGAGGGGACGCCGATGGCCGAGGCCGCCGCCGAGTGCGAGGAGATGGCCCGCTCGTATCTGGAGGACGGCCGCCACTTCCGCGAGTCCGACGACCCCGTCAACGCGCTTGCCTCCTTTTCCTACGGCCACGCCTGGCTCGACGCCGGCGCGCGCATCGGCCTGTTCGACGTGCCCGAGGAGGGGCATCTGTTCACGGTGTAA
- a CDS encoding type II/IV secretion system ATPase subunit, giving the protein MSREATNGSGTDGRLAAFQQWLSRAAGALTGSRIHVPNYDPARHGRLVADDPPSGGREVDRYWLNAPFAYVSIAYDDEENEHRYRVVEPTLDETERDLLHRVFDDIRDPLLYRDDVSDDPADALREELRQRLEEYGVDVATETFYRLYYYLHRSFLGYGKLDPVMHDSRVEDISCDGAGLPVFVYHEEYTDVESTVAFERDELDDYVIQLAQRSGRHVSVSDPVVSTTLPDGSRIELALGEEVTPRGSAFTIRKYAEEPFTPVDLMNYGTYDDRMLAFLWLCIEHNKSLIFAGGTAAGKTTSMNAVSMFIPPRSKVITIEDTRELSLYHENWLSSVTRERMGDGDITMYDLLRSSLRHRPEYIVVGEVRGEEAITLFQAMNTGHTTFSTLHADSVQTVINRLENEPINVPRPMVQSLDVLSVQVLTRSGGERVRRARTIAEIEGIDQRTGELDYSNTYSWDGTADSFSRNNSELLDEIRQEQGWSRAELLRELRDRRRFLMYLQENGITDFRRFTAMVNKYYADPEEVVAMIDEADVTVDEGTDPAVGDGTDPAVEDGSEPPVDGQS; this is encoded by the coding sequence ATGTCACGCGAAGCGACGAACGGATCGGGCACCGATGGGCGGCTCGCGGCCTTCCAGCAGTGGCTCTCGCGGGCCGCCGGCGCGCTCACCGGCTCGCGGATCCACGTCCCGAACTACGACCCGGCCCGGCACGGCCGGCTGGTCGCCGACGACCCGCCGTCCGGCGGTCGCGAGGTCGACCGCTACTGGCTCAACGCCCCCTTCGCCTACGTCTCCATCGCCTACGACGACGAGGAGAACGAACACCGCTACCGCGTCGTCGAACCGACCCTGGACGAGACCGAGCGCGACCTCCTCCACCGGGTGTTCGACGACATCCGCGACCCCCTGCTGTACCGCGACGACGTGAGCGACGACCCCGCCGACGCCCTGCGGGAGGAACTGCGCCAGCGCCTCGAAGAGTACGGCGTCGACGTGGCCACGGAGACGTTCTACCGCCTGTACTACTACCTCCACCGCTCCTTTCTGGGCTACGGCAAGCTCGACCCGGTGATGCACGACTCGCGCGTCGAGGACATCTCCTGCGACGGCGCCGGCCTCCCCGTGTTCGTCTACCACGAGGAGTACACCGACGTGGAGTCGACGGTCGCCTTCGAAAGGGACGAGCTCGACGACTACGTCATCCAGCTCGCCCAGCGCTCGGGCCGCCACGTCAGCGTCTCCGACCCGGTGGTCTCGACGACGCTACCGGACGGCTCCCGCATCGAACTCGCGCTCGGCGAGGAGGTGACCCCGCGCGGGTCGGCCTTTACCATCCGGAAGTACGCCGAGGAGCCGTTCACGCCGGTCGACCTGATGAACTACGGCACCTACGACGACCGGATGCTCGCCTTCCTCTGGCTCTGCATCGAGCACAACAAGAGCCTCATCTTCGCCGGCGGGACGGCGGCCGGCAAGACCACCTCGATGAACGCCGTCTCGATGTTCATCCCGCCCCGCTCGAAGGTGATCACCATCGAGGACACCCGCGAGCTCTCCCTCTATCACGAGAACTGGCTCTCGTCGGTCACCCGCGAGCGCATGGGCGACGGCGACATCACGATGTACGACCTGCTGCGGTCGTCGCTGCGCCACCGCCCCGAGTACATCGTCGTCGGCGAGGTCCGCGGCGAGGAGGCCATTACCCTCTTCCAGGCGATGAACACCGGCCACACGACGTTCTCGACGCTGCACGCCGACTCGGTGCAGACGGTCATCAATCGCTTAGAGAACGAGCCGATCAACGTCCCGCGGCCGATGGTCCAGTCGCTGGACGTGCTGAGCGTGCAGGTGCTGACCCGCTCGGGCGGCGAGCGGGTCCGCCGTGCCCGGACCATCGCCGAGATCGAGGGCATCGACCAGCGGACGGGCGAACTCGACTACTCGAACACCTACAGCTGGGACGGCACCGCCGACTCCTTTTCGCGCAACAACAGCGAACTCCTCGACGAGATCCGCCAGGAACAGGGCTGGTCCCGCGCCGAGTTGCTCCGCGAACTGCGCGACCGGCGGCGGTTCCTGATGTACCTCCAGGAGAACGGCATCACCGACTTCCGGCGGTTCACGGCGATGGTGAACAAGTACTACGCCGACCCCGAGGAGGTCGTCGCCATGATCGACGAGGCCGACGTGACCGTCGACGAGGGGACCGATCCGGCCGTCGGCGACGGGACCGACCCCGCGGTCGAGGACGGTTCCGAACCCCCGGTCGACGGTCAGTCATGA